A stretch of the Streptomyces sp. WMMB303 genome encodes the following:
- a CDS encoding mannose-1-phosphate guanyltransferase, translated as MKAVVMAGGEGTRLRPMTASMPKPLLPVVNKPIMEHVLKLLKRHGLTETVVTVQFLASLVKNYFGDGEDLGMELTYANEEKPLGTAGSVKNAEEALRDDSFLVISGDALTDFDLTDLIRFHKERGAMVTVCLTRVPNPLEFGITIVDDDGKVERFLEKPTWGQVFSDTVNTGIYVMEPEVFDYVEPDVPVDWSGDVFPQLMKEGKPIYGYIAEGYWEDVGTHESYVKAQADVLEGKVEAERDGFEISPGVWVDEGAEVHPDAVLRGPLYIGDYAKVEAGAEIREHSVVGSNVVVKSGAFLHRAVVHNNVYIGPQSNLRGCVIGKNTDIMRASRVDDGAVVGDECLIGEESIVQGNVRVYPFKTIEAGAFVNTSVIWESRSQAHLFGARGVSGILNVEITPELAVRLAGAYATTLKKGSTVCTARDHSRGARALKRAIISALQASAIDVRDLENVPLPVARQQTARGSAGGIMIRTTPGVPDSVDIMFMDERGAELSQAAQRKLDRVYARQEYRRAFPGEIGDLSFPSSVYDSYTGSLLRAVDTTGVTEAGLKVVVDASNGSSGLVLPSLLGRLGVDSLTINPGLDESRPTETAESRRAGLVRLGEIVASARAAFGVRFDPVGERISLVDEHGRIVEDDRALLVMLDLVAAERRSGRVALPVTTTRIAEQVAAYHGTQVEWTTTSPGDLTRVSREDGAVFGGDGRGGFVVPEFSSVFDGAAAFVRLIGLVARTQLTLSQIDARIPRAHVSRRDLATPWAVKGLVMRTVVEAAGDRSVDTTDGVRVVESDGRWVMVLPDPAEAVTHLWAEGPDETSAQALLDEWAAVVDRAGH; from the coding sequence ATGAAGGCCGTCGTGATGGCCGGCGGCGAGGGCACGCGCCTTCGCCCGATGACCGCGAGCATGCCCAAGCCGCTCCTGCCGGTGGTGAACAAGCCGATCATGGAGCACGTGCTGAAGCTGCTCAAGCGGCACGGGCTCACCGAGACCGTCGTGACCGTGCAATTCCTGGCCTCACTGGTCAAGAACTATTTCGGTGACGGTGAAGATCTCGGGATGGAGCTCACCTACGCCAACGAGGAGAAGCCGCTGGGGACGGCCGGCAGCGTCAAGAACGCAGAGGAAGCGCTGCGGGACGATTCGTTCCTCGTCATCTCCGGCGATGCGCTCACCGACTTCGATCTCACCGATCTCATCCGGTTCCACAAGGAACGCGGCGCGATGGTCACCGTCTGCCTGACGAGGGTGCCGAATCCGCTGGAATTCGGTATCACCATCGTGGACGACGACGGCAAGGTCGAAAGGTTCCTCGAGAAGCCGACCTGGGGGCAAGTCTTCTCGGACACCGTGAACACCGGGATCTATGTGATGGAGCCCGAGGTGTTCGACTATGTCGAGCCCGACGTGCCCGTGGACTGGTCCGGCGATGTCTTCCCGCAGCTCATGAAGGAAGGCAAGCCGATCTACGGCTACATCGCGGAGGGCTACTGGGAGGACGTCGGCACCCACGAGAGCTATGTGAAGGCCCAGGCCGACGTCCTCGAGGGCAAGGTCGAGGCGGAACGGGACGGATTCGAGATCTCGCCCGGGGTCTGGGTGGACGAGGGCGCCGAGGTCCATCCGGACGCGGTGCTGCGCGGGCCGCTCTACATCGGCGACTACGCGAAGGTCGAGGCGGGCGCGGAGATCCGCGAGCACTCCGTCGTCGGCTCGAACGTGGTCGTCAAGAGCGGCGCCTTCCTGCACCGGGCCGTGGTGCACAACAACGTGTACATCGGCCCGCAGAGCAACCTCCGCGGCTGCGTCATCGGGAAGAACACCGACATCATGCGTGCCTCCCGGGTCGATGACGGCGCCGTGGTCGGAGACGAGTGCCTGATCGGCGAGGAGTCGATCGTCCAGGGCAACGTCCGGGTCTATCCGTTCAAGACGATCGAGGCCGGTGCGTTCGTCAACACCTCCGTCATCTGGGAGTCCCGGAGCCAGGCGCATCTGTTCGGCGCCCGCGGCGTCTCCGGGATCCTGAACGTGGAGATCACCCCGGAGCTGGCGGTGCGGCTGGCCGGCGCCTACGCGACGACGCTCAAGAAGGGCTCCACAGTCTGCACCGCCCGGGACCACTCCCGCGGTGCCCGTGCCCTCAAGCGGGCCATCATCTCCGCGCTCCAGGCCAGCGCCATCGATGTGCGCGACCTGGAGAACGTGCCGCTTCCGGTGGCCCGGCAGCAGACGGCACGGGGCAGCGCCGGCGGCATCATGATCCGTACGACGCCCGGTGTCCCGGACTCCGTGGACATCATGTTCATGGACGAGCGGGGTGCCGAACTCTCCCAGGCCGCGCAGCGCAAGCTCGACCGCGTCTATGCGCGTCAGGAGTACCGCAGGGCCTTCCCGGGCGAGATCGGTGACCTCAGCTTCCCCTCCAGCGTCTACGACTCGTACACCGGCTCACTGCTGCGCGCCGTGGACACGACCGGGGTCACGGAGGCCGGACTGAAGGTCGTCGTCGACGCCTCGAACGGCAGCTCGGGGCTGGTGCTGCCGAGCCTGCTGGGACGCCTGGGGGTCGACTCGCTGACCATCAACCCCGGGCTGGACGAGTCGCGTCCGACCGAGACGGCGGAGAGCCGCCGGGCCGGGCTGGTGCGGCTCGGTGAGATCGTGGCCTCGGCCCGCGCGGCCTTCGGGGTGCGGTTCGATCCGGTGGGGGAGCGCATCTCGCTGGTGGACGAGCACGGCAGGATCGTGGAGGACGACCGGGCACTGCTGGTGATGCTCGATCTGGTCGCCGCCGAGCGGCGCAGCGGCCGTGTGGCGCTGCCGGTGACCACGACCCGGATCGCCGAGCAGGTGGCCGCTTACCACGGCACGCAGGTCGAGTGGACGACCACCTCTCCCGGCGATCTCACCAGGGTCAGCCGGGAGGACGGCGCCGTCTTCGGCGGAGACGGCAGGGGCGGTTTCGTCGTACCGGAGTTCAGCTCGGTCTTCGACGGCGCCGCAGCGTTCGTGCGGCTGATCGGTCTGGTCGCGCGTACGCAGCTCACCCTCAGCCAGATCGACGCGCGGATCCCGCGGGCGCACGTCAGCCGTCGCGATCTGGCAACCCCTTGGGCGGTGAAGGGCCTTGTGATGCGCACGGTGGTGGAGGCGGCGGGAGACCGCTCCGTGGACACCACCGACGGAGTGCGGGTCGTGGAGTCCGACGGCCGCTGGGTGATGGTGCTGCCCGACCCGGCGGAGGCCGTCACCCATCTGTGGGCGGAAGGCCCGGACGAGACCTCGGCGCAGGCACTGTTGGACGAATGGGCCGCGGTGGTCGACCGCGCGGGCCACTGA
- a CDS encoding CDP-alcohol phosphatidyltransferase family protein, with translation MEVQETRVQTDRVLTIPNLLSMARLVGVPVFLWLILWPEFGGPNCDLWALLVLAASGITDYLDGKLARRWNQISSLGRILDPAADRLYILSTLVGLTWREILPLWLTATLLARELLLLVMVWVLDRHGYAPPQVNFLGKAATFNLMYAFPLLLLSDGSGWVSSLAAIFGWAFAGWGTALYWWAGILYVVQVRRLIRVDAATTG, from the coding sequence GTGGAGGTCCAGGAGACGCGGGTCCAGACGGATCGAGTCCTCACCATCCCGAACCTCCTCAGCATGGCTCGCCTGGTGGGCGTCCCCGTTTTCCTGTGGCTGATCCTCTGGCCCGAGTTCGGAGGCCCCAACTGCGATCTGTGGGCATTGCTCGTGCTTGCCGCGAGCGGTATCACCGACTACCTGGACGGGAAACTGGCCCGCAGGTGGAATCAGATCAGCAGCCTCGGCCGCATTCTCGACCCGGCCGCCGACCGCCTCTACATCCTCTCCACCCTCGTGGGTCTGACCTGGCGGGAGATCCTGCCGCTGTGGCTCACCGCCACACTGCTGGCCCGTGAGCTGCTGCTGCTGGTCATGGTCTGGGTGCTGGACCGGCACGGCTACGCCCCGCCGCAGGTCAACTTCCTGGGCAAGGCCGCGACCTTCAATCTGATGTACGCCTTCCCCCTGCTGCTGCTCAGTGACGGAAGTGGCTGGGTTTCGTCACTCGCGGCGATTTTCGGATGGGCCTTCGCCGGATGGGGTACTGCTCTGTACTGGTGGGCAGGGATCCTCTACGTGGTCCAGGTCCGCCGTCTGATCAGGGTGGACGCCGCGACGACGGGGTGA
- a CDS encoding PTS glucose transporter subunit IIA, with translation MTTVSSPLTGRAIGLAAVPDPVFSGAMVGPGTAVDPVRERTEAVAPVDGIVVSLHPHAFVVVDSEGHGVLTHLGIDTVQLNGEGFELLAAKGDTVTRGQPVVRWDPAAVEEKGKSPVSPVIALEATAEALGDVLEDGDIERGQTLFGWS, from the coding sequence ATGACCACCGTGTCGTCCCCGCTGACCGGACGCGCCATCGGCCTGGCCGCCGTGCCGGATCCGGTGTTCTCCGGAGCGATGGTGGGCCCCGGTACCGCCGTCGACCCCGTGCGCGAGCGGACGGAGGCCGTGGCGCCTGTCGACGGAATCGTCGTCTCGCTGCATCCGCACGCGTTCGTGGTGGTGGACTCCGAGGGCCACGGGGTGCTGACGCACCTGGGGATCGACACCGTGCAGCTCAACGGGGAGGGCTTCGAGTTGCTGGCCGCCAAGGGGGACACGGTCACCCGGGGTCAGCCGGTGGTGCGCTGGGATCCGGCGGCCGTGGAGGAGAAGGGCAAGTCGCCCGTCTCTCCGGTCATCGCGCTCGAGGCAACCGCGGAGGCTCTCGGGGACGTACTGGAGGACGGGGACATCGAGCGCGGGCAGACGCTCTTCGGTTGGAGCTGA
- the ptsP gene encoding phosphoenolpyruvate--protein phosphotransferase → MDTTLRGVGVSHGVAIGEARHMGTAVLEPPAKQIAADEAPREQQRARQAVEAVAADLVARGHLAGGEAQAVLEAQAMMAQDPELMSDVERRITVGSTAERAVYDAFAAYRALLAQAGDYLAGRVADLDDVRNRIVARLLGVPMPGVPDSDRPYVLIARDLAPADTALLDTSLVLGFVTEEGGPTSHSAILARALGVPAVVALPGAGELAEGTVVAVDGSTGEVAVNPTAEEREELARAAEGRRAAVEAAKGPGATSDGHKVPLLANVGGPGDVPAAVEAGAEGVGLFRTEFLFLDDSEQAPGEDKQVEAYRQVLEAFPEGRVVVRVLDAGADKPLSFLTPADEPNPALGVRGLRTLLDHPEVLQGQLRALAKAAEGLPVYLEVMAPMVADRTDARAFAAACREAGLSAKFGAMVEIPSAALRARSVLQEVEFLSLGTNDLAQYTFAADRQVGAVSRLQDPWQPALLDLVAVSAEAAKAEGKSCGVCGEAASDPLLACVLTGLGVTSLSMGASAIPFVRAQLAKHTLAQCERAAAAARAADSGPDARAAAQAVLSGE, encoded by the coding sequence ATGGACACAACGCTTCGAGGCGTGGGCGTGAGCCACGGGGTGGCGATCGGCGAGGCGCGGCACATGGGCACAGCCGTGCTGGAGCCCCCGGCCAAGCAGATCGCCGCCGATGAGGCGCCGCGTGAGCAGCAGCGCGCGAGGCAGGCCGTGGAGGCCGTCGCCGCCGATCTGGTCGCCCGGGGACATCTCGCCGGCGGCGAGGCGCAGGCCGTGCTGGAAGCACAGGCCATGATGGCGCAGGACCCTGAGCTGATGTCCGATGTGGAGCGGCGGATCACCGTCGGGAGCACGGCCGAGCGCGCGGTGTACGACGCATTCGCCGCCTATCGCGCGCTGCTGGCGCAGGCGGGCGACTACCTGGCCGGGCGGGTGGCGGACCTGGACGACGTGCGGAACCGTATCGTCGCCAGGCTGCTGGGCGTCCCCATGCCGGGGGTACCGGACAGCGACCGTCCCTACGTGCTGATCGCACGGGACCTGGCGCCTGCCGACACGGCGCTGCTGGACACCTCGCTGGTGCTGGGCTTCGTCACCGAGGAGGGCGGTCCGACCAGCCACAGTGCGATTCTGGCCCGCGCTCTCGGCGTGCCTGCCGTGGTGGCGCTCCCCGGCGCGGGTGAGCTGGCGGAGGGCACCGTCGTCGCGGTGGACGGGAGCACCGGTGAGGTCGCGGTGAATCCGACCGCCGAGGAGCGGGAGGAGTTGGCGCGTGCCGCCGAGGGCCGGAGGGCCGCCGTGGAGGCTGCCAAGGGTCCCGGCGCCACCTCGGACGGCCACAAGGTGCCGCTGCTGGCGAACGTGGGTGGCCCCGGTGACGTACCGGCCGCCGTGGAGGCGGGGGCCGAGGGCGTCGGTCTGTTCCGTACGGAGTTCCTCTTCCTGGACGACAGCGAGCAGGCGCCCGGCGAGGACAAGCAGGTCGAGGCGTACCGGCAGGTGCTGGAGGCGTTCCCGGAGGGGCGCGTCGTGGTGCGGGTGCTGGACGCGGGTGCCGACAAGCCGCTGAGTTTCCTGACGCCGGCCGACGAGCCGAACCCCGCTCTGGGGGTGCGTGGGCTGCGTACGCTGCTCGACCACCCGGAGGTCCTGCAGGGGCAGCTGCGGGCTCTCGCGAAGGCCGCCGAGGGGCTGCCGGTGTACCTGGAGGTCATGGCTCCGATGGTGGCGGACCGGACGGACGCGCGGGCGTTCGCCGCCGCCTGCCGGGAGGCCGGGCTGAGCGCGAAGTTCGGGGCGATGGTCGAGATCCCGTCCGCCGCGCTGCGGGCGCGTTCGGTGCTGCAGGAGGTGGAGTTCCTCTCGCTGGGCACCAACGATCTGGCGCAGTACACGTTCGCGGCCGACCGGCAGGTCGGTGCGGTCTCGCGGCTGCAGGATCCGTGGCAGCCCGCGCTGCTGGACCTGGTGGCCGTCTCGGCCGAGGCGGCGAAGGCGGAGGGCAAGAGCTGCGGGGTCTGCGGCGAGGCCGCTTCGGACCCGCTGCTGGCGTGCGTGCTGACCGGGCTCGGGGTGACCAGCCTGTCGATGGGCGCGTCGGCGATCCCGTTCGTGCGGGCGCAGCTGGCGAAGCACACGCTGGCGCAGTGTGAGCGTGCGGCCGCTGCGGCTCGGGCGGCGGACAGCGGTCCGGACGCGCGGGCCGCGGCGCAGGCGGTGCTCTCCGGCGAGTGA
- a CDS encoding acetoacetate--CoA ligase: MTAAHSDRTARTSQPEALWRPDPGAFSSARLTRFQEWAARHHGAPEPDPSDPVASYAALHRWSTEHLATFWGAFADWSGVRFSTPYETVLADAAMPGATWFPGARLNYAEHALRPAADPERAAGPALLHVDESHEPTPVSWAQLRSQVASLAQELRRLGVRPGDRISGYLPNIPEAAVALLATAAVGGVWTSCAPDFGARSVLDRFQQVEPVVLITVDGYRYGGKEHDRRTTVAELRSALPTLRAVVHVPLLGTPAPEGALEWADLTSLDAEPRYEQVPFDHPLWVLYSSGTTGLPKAIVQSQGGILLEHLKQLTLHNDMGPGDRFFWFTSTGWMMWNLLVSGLLTGATVVTYDGSPGYPDTAAQWRVAERTGTTIYGTSAAYIMACRKADVHPGRDFDLSRVKCVATTGSPLPPDGFRWIHDEVAADMWIASVSGGTDVCSCFAGAVPTLPVHTGELQAPSLATDLAAWDPQGRPLVDEVGELVVTQPMPSMPVRFWNDPDGARYHDSYFDMYPGVWRHGDWITLTSRNTVVIHGRSDSTLNRQGVRMGSADIYEAVERLPEIRESLVIGVEQADGGYWMPLFVHLAENAALDDALRDRVKQTIRQSLSPRHVPDEIIEIPAVPHTLTGKRLEVPVKRLLQGTAMEKAVNPGSVDNAELLRFYEQLGRERTA, translated from the coding sequence ATGACCGCAGCACACAGCGACAGGACCGCCCGGACCTCGCAGCCCGAGGCGCTCTGGCGGCCCGACCCCGGTGCCTTCTCCTCGGCCCGCCTCACCCGCTTCCAGGAGTGGGCGGCCCGGCACCACGGCGCCCCGGAGCCCGATCCGAGCGACCCCGTCGCCTCGTACGCCGCGCTGCACCGCTGGTCGACCGAGCACCTGGCCACCTTCTGGGGAGCCTTCGCCGACTGGTCCGGCGTCCGCTTCAGCACCCCGTACGAGACCGTCCTCGCCGACGCCGCCATGCCCGGAGCCACCTGGTTCCCCGGCGCCAGGCTCAACTACGCCGAGCACGCGCTGCGTCCGGCGGCGGACCCCGAGCGCGCCGCCGGGCCCGCGCTGCTGCACGTCGACGAATCGCACGAGCCCACCCCCGTGAGTTGGGCGCAACTGCGCTCCCAGGTCGCCTCGCTGGCCCAGGAACTGCGCCGACTGGGCGTCCGTCCCGGCGACCGGATCAGCGGATATCTGCCCAACATCCCCGAGGCGGCGGTCGCCCTGCTGGCCACCGCCGCGGTCGGGGGCGTCTGGACCTCCTGCGCACCCGACTTCGGCGCGCGCAGTGTCCTGGACCGCTTCCAGCAGGTCGAGCCCGTCGTGCTGATCACCGTCGACGGCTACCGCTACGGCGGCAAGGAGCACGACCGCCGTACGACGGTCGCCGAACTCCGCTCCGCGCTGCCCACCCTGCGTGCGGTCGTCCATGTGCCGCTGCTGGGCACCCCGGCGCCCGAGGGGGCACTGGAGTGGGCCGACCTCACCTCCCTCGACGCCGAACCCCGCTACGAGCAGGTGCCCTTCGACCACCCGCTGTGGGTCCTCTACTCCTCCGGCACCACGGGACTGCCCAAGGCCATCGTCCAGTCCCAGGGCGGCATCCTGCTCGAACATCTGAAACAGCTCACCCTGCACAACGACATGGGACCCGGCGACCGCTTCTTCTGGTTCACCTCCACCGGCTGGATGATGTGGAACCTGCTGGTCTCCGGGCTCCTCACCGGCGCCACGGTCGTCACCTACGACGGCAGCCCCGGCTACCCCGACACGGCCGCCCAGTGGCGCGTCGCCGAGCGCACCGGTACGACGATCTACGGCACCTCGGCCGCCTACATCATGGCCTGCCGCAAGGCGGACGTGCATCCGGGCCGGGACTTCGACCTCTCCCGGGTCAAGTGTGTGGCCACCACCGGGTCGCCGCTCCCGCCCGACGGCTTCCGCTGGATCCACGACGAGGTCGCGGCCGACATGTGGATCGCCTCGGTCAGCGGCGGCACCGACGTGTGCAGCTGCTTCGCCGGCGCGGTCCCCACACTCCCCGTCCACACCGGAGAGCTGCAGGCCCCCTCCCTCGCCACCGATCTGGCCGCCTGGGACCCGCAGGGCAGACCGCTGGTGGACGAGGTCGGCGAACTGGTCGTCACCCAGCCCATGCCCTCCATGCCCGTCCGGTTCTGGAACGACCCCGACGGCGCGCGATACCACGACAGCTACTTCGACATGTACCCCGGAGTCTGGCGCCACGGCGACTGGATCACCCTCACCAGCCGCAACACCGTCGTCATCCACGGTCGTTCCGACTCCACCCTCAACCGTCAGGGCGTCCGGATGGGCTCAGCGGACATCTACGAAGCCGTCGAACGGCTCCCGGAGATCCGCGAGTCCCTCGTCATCGGCGTCGAACAGGCCGACGGCGGCTACTGGATGCCGCTCTTCGTCCACCTCGCGGAGAACGCAGCACTCGACGACGCACTGCGTGACCGCGTCAAGCAGACCATCCGGCAGAGCCTCTCGCCCCGGCACGTACCCGACGAGATCATCGAGATCCCCGCCGTCCCGCACACCCTCACGGGCAAGCGCCTGGAGGTCCCCGTCAAACGCCTCCTCCAGGGCACCGCCATGGAGAAGGCCGTCAACCCCGGCTCGGTCGACAACGCCGAACTGCTCCGCTTCTACGAACAGCTCGGCCGCGAGCGCACCGCCTGA
- a CDS encoding glycoside hydrolase family 31 protein, which yields MDGRGLGRSMRVVGAGQGARALRAAWRRRRADAAGLPRQRAERARTPGEAAGAEAGPGGGRVCFARSALEVRVTAGGAVFLGWDGAEPEPSYALAGACPEADPRARLEPDKDGGWRVVSERMLVTVSRRGAVEVRTPGGALLRRDLPPRWWESDGAVAGGPRWMQRSELPADARFFGLGGRSAGPRLREGAYRLWNGGPDTRGRGAGPVPVAMPVLVSVADAGTLLVFHDNSWDGWVTVREGAEGCGSGHDRPARCEVRMGGGPMRYWVVAGAPSRVLHGWAALTGAPAVPPRWALGHQHVHQGPAGERELRRLAEGHRAHGLPLSALQLDSGAGWGGRTAGTDGSADKAGTGRAAGADGAPDGGGAAGRSEAARLRQDGVELVSVVRPGVVAEPGCPVFDSGTAADVFVRDAAGRTVLGGARRGDAAFPDFTDRRARKWWGALFAERVEQGFTAVWHTGDEPTSLCAFGEATLPRSARHALEGRGGDHREAHNLYALSMAEAGCAGMRELHPGERPFVVAGSGWAGIQRYGGIGTSVPEAGWEGLRTALSLVLGLGLCGVPFAGPDVAGATRRSSPELYLRRLQLAAYLTLLRTRTTGRAAGASWEASAPWGVGEELLGHVRTALAERERLLPYLMTLAQLAHRTGTPCVRPVWWQHPRDRALRDCEDAFLLGDALLIAPVLEPGARARAVRLPPGRWYDTRTGRCHRGPATVRLPTPLAGLPVLARAGSAIPVRGADGRTELEVWPPVPGRTGGGLLIPDPGLGGQRPAAEKFTVRDGRGGAVLVEGEDGAAVVYAVRLGRPPGPSAG from the coding sequence ATGGACGGGCGGGGCCTGGGGCGGTCGATGAGGGTGGTCGGTGCGGGGCAGGGGGCGCGGGCGCTGCGGGCGGCGTGGCGCCGGCGGCGGGCCGACGCGGCGGGGCTGCCCCGGCAGCGCGCGGAGCGGGCGCGCACCCCGGGCGAGGCCGCGGGGGCGGAGGCGGGGCCGGGCGGCGGGCGGGTGTGCTTCGCCCGGTCGGCCCTGGAGGTGCGGGTGACGGCGGGCGGTGCGGTGTTCCTCGGGTGGGACGGCGCGGAGCCCGAACCGTCGTACGCGCTGGCGGGTGCCTGCCCGGAGGCCGACCCGCGAGCGCGGCTGGAGCCGGACAAGGACGGCGGCTGGCGGGTGGTCTCGGAGCGGATGCTGGTGACGGTGTCGCGCCGCGGGGCGGTGGAGGTGCGCACGCCGGGCGGAGCGCTGCTGCGCCGGGACCTTCCGCCCCGCTGGTGGGAGTCGGACGGGGCTGTCGCGGGCGGTCCCCGCTGGATGCAGCGCTCGGAGCTGCCCGCCGACGCGCGCTTCTTCGGGTTGGGCGGCAGGAGCGCGGGCCCGCGGCTGCGGGAGGGTGCCTATCGGCTGTGGAACGGCGGCCCCGACACCCGCGGCCGGGGCGCGGGCCCGGTGCCGGTCGCCATGCCGGTGCTGGTGAGTGTGGCCGACGCGGGGACCCTGCTCGTCTTCCACGACAACTCCTGGGACGGCTGGGTGACGGTGCGGGAGGGCGCCGAGGGGTGTGGGTCGGGGCACGATCGGCCGGCGCGCTGCGAGGTGCGGATGGGCGGGGGCCCGATGCGGTACTGGGTGGTGGCGGGGGCGCCCTCCCGGGTGCTGCACGGCTGGGCGGCGCTGACCGGGGCGCCCGCCGTGCCGCCCCGCTGGGCACTGGGCCACCAGCATGTGCACCAGGGCCCGGCCGGGGAGCGCGAGCTGCGGCGGCTCGCGGAGGGCCATCGCGCGCACGGGCTGCCGCTGAGCGCACTGCAGCTGGATTCCGGCGCCGGGTGGGGCGGGCGCACCGCGGGCACGGACGGCTCGGCGGACAAGGCGGGTACGGGCCGGGCGGCGGGCGCGGACGGCGCGCCGGACGGGGGCGGCGCGGCGGGCCGGTCGGAGGCGGCGCGGCTGCGGCAGGACGGGGTGGAGCTGGTGTCGGTGGTGCGGCCGGGGGTGGTGGCCGAGCCGGGCTGCCCGGTGTTCGACAGCGGCACCGCTGCGGACGTGTTCGTCCGGGACGCGGCCGGCCGCACGGTGCTGGGCGGTGCGCGCCGGGGGGATGCGGCCTTCCCCGACTTCACGGACCGGCGGGCGCGCAAGTGGTGGGGCGCGCTGTTCGCGGAGCGGGTCGAGCAGGGCTTCACCGCGGTCTGGCACACCGGTGACGAGCCCACTTCGCTGTGCGCGTTCGGCGAGGCGACGCTGCCCCGCTCGGCACGGCACGCGCTGGAGGGCCGGGGCGGCGACCACCGGGAGGCGCACAATCTCTACGCGCTGTCGATGGCGGAGGCGGGCTGCGCCGGGATGCGGGAGCTGCACCCCGGGGAGCGCCCGTTCGTGGTCGCGGGCTCGGGGTGGGCGGGGATCCAGCGCTACGGCGGCATCGGCACCAGTGTGCCGGAGGCCGGGTGGGAGGGCCTGCGGACCGCGCTGTCGCTGGTGCTGGGTCTGGGGTTGTGCGGAGTGCCCTTCGCGGGGCCGGACGTCGCGGGGGCGACCCGGCGCTCCTCCCCCGAGCTGTATCTGCGCCGTCTTCAGTTGGCCGCGTATCTGACGCTGCTGCGCACCCGCACGACGGGACGCGCCGCCGGTGCGTCCTGGGAGGCCTCGGCGCCGTGGGGCGTCGGTGAGGAACTGCTGGGACACGTGCGTACGGCGCTGGCGGAGCGGGAGCGGCTGCTGCCGTATCTGATGACGCTGGCTCAACTGGCGCACCGTACGGGTACCCCCTGTGTGCGGCCGGTCTGGTGGCAGCATCCCCGGGACCGGGCGCTGCGCGACTGCGAGGACGCGTTCCTGCTGGGGGACGCGCTGCTGATCGCGCCGGTGCTGGAGCCGGGTGCGCGGGCGCGTGCGGTGCGGTTGCCGCCGGGCCGGTGGTATGACACCCGTACCGGGCGCTGTCACCGCGGCCCGGCGACGGTGCGGCTGCCGACGCCGTTGGCGGGGCTTCCGGTGCTGGCCCGGGCGGGCTCGGCGATACCGGTGCGGGGTGCCGACGGACGCACGGAGCTGGAGGTGTGGCCGCCGGTTCCGGGGCGTACCGGAGGCGGGCTGCTGATCCCCGATCCGGGTCTCGGAGGGCAGCGCCCGGCCGCCGAGAAATTCACGGTGCGCGACGGGCGGGGCGGGGCCGTCCTGGTGGAGGGGGAGGACGGTGCGGCGGTGGTGTACGCGGTGCGGCTGGGCCGCCCGCCCGGCCCGTCAGCCGGGTGA
- a CDS encoding SAM-dependent methyltransferase, producing MTDRTKAQRPATQIDTTVPHSARIWNYLLGGKDHYAVDRAAGDKVCEVFPGMVDITRHSRAFIGRVVRHLAGEAGIRQFLDIGTGLPTVDNTHEIAQRVAPESRIVYVDNDPLVLAHAQALLTSTREGATSYLHADVRDPAGILAAAAETLDLDRPVGLMLMGVLGLVPDEDEARAVTRELLDALPSGSYLGYNDGSTTDPAYVEAIRRFNAGSGAVPYTPRTPEQMAGFFEGLEVLEPGIVSLPHWRPEALPFGQPPHIACYGGVGRKP from the coding sequence ATGACCGACCGGACGAAGGCACAACGGCCCGCGACGCAGATCGACACCACGGTCCCGCACTCCGCGCGCATCTGGAACTACCTCCTGGGCGGCAAGGACCACTACGCCGTCGACCGTGCCGCAGGTGACAAGGTCTGCGAGGTATTCCCCGGAATGGTCGACATCACCCGGCACTCGCGGGCCTTCATCGGCCGCGTCGTACGCCACCTCGCGGGAGAGGCGGGTATCCGCCAGTTCCTCGACATAGGCACCGGCCTGCCCACCGTCGACAACACCCACGAGATCGCCCAGCGGGTGGCACCGGAGTCCCGGATCGTCTACGTCGACAACGATCCCCTCGTCCTCGCCCACGCACAAGCCCTGCTCACCAGCACCCGCGAGGGCGCCACCAGCTACCTGCACGCCGACGTGCGCGACCCCGCCGGCATCCTCGCGGCCGCCGCCGAGACCCTCGACCTCGACCGGCCCGTCGGCCTGATGCTGATGGGCGTCCTTGGCCTGGTGCCGGACGAGGACGAGGCACGGGCCGTCACCCGCGAACTGCTGGACGCACTGCCCTCCGGCAGCTATCTGGGCTACAACGACGGCAGCACCACCGACCCCGCCTACGTCGAGGCCATCCGCCGCTTCAACGCCGGGAGCGGAGCCGTGCCCTACACGCCGCGCACCCCCGAGCAGATGGCGGGCTTCTTCGAGGGACTGGAAGTGCTGGAACCGGGCATCGTCTCCCTCCCGCACTGGCGTCCTGAGGCACTGCCGTTCGGCCAGCCGCCCCATATCGCCTGCTACGGAGGAGTCGGCCGCAAGCCGTGA